From the genome of Nitratidesulfovibrio sp., one region includes:
- a CDS encoding ABC transporter permease subunit (The N-terminal region of this protein, as described by TIGR01726, is a three transmembrane segment that identifies a subfamily of ABC transporter permease subunits, which specificities that include histidine, arginine, glutamine, glutamate, L-cystine (sic), the opines (in Agrobacterium) octopine and nopaline, etc.) yields the protein MALDFKASVMWESVPLLLGGVHLTIIITLGGLAIGFLVGTATGLAKTARGKLPRTLADIYVEAIRGTPLIVQVMFLYFGLPLAIGMRIPPVTAGIVAIAVNSGAYIAEIVRGAVESIDVGQTEAGRSIGLTRMQTMLHVVWPQAFRRMIPPLGNQFIISLKDTSLLVVIGVGELTRQGQEIIAVNFRAFEVWLTVAVMYLVMTLSIARVLRVYERRLNARFGR from the coding sequence ATGGCACTGGACTTCAAAGCAAGCGTCATGTGGGAAAGCGTACCCCTGCTGCTCGGCGGGGTGCACCTGACCATCATCATCACCCTGGGCGGGCTGGCCATCGGCTTTCTGGTGGGCACCGCCACCGGGCTGGCCAAGACCGCGCGCGGCAAACTGCCCCGCACCCTGGCCGACATATACGTAGAGGCCATACGCGGCACGCCGCTCATCGTGCAGGTGATGTTCCTGTACTTCGGCCTGCCGCTGGCCATCGGCATGCGCATTCCGCCAGTGACGGCGGGCATCGTCGCCATTGCGGTCAATTCCGGGGCGTACATCGCGGAAATCGTGCGCGGCGCCGTGGAATCCATCGACGTGGGCCAGACCGAGGCGGGGCGCTCCATCGGGCTTACCCGCATGCAGACCATGCTGCACGTGGTGTGGCCGCAGGCCTTTCGCCGCATGATCCCGCCGCTGGGCAACCAGTTCATCATCTCGCTGAAGGACACCTCGCTGCTGGTGGTCATCGGGGTGGGCGAACTGACCCGGCAGGGGCAGGAGATCATTGCCGTGAATTTTCGCGCCTTCGAGGTGTGGCTGACCGTGGCCGTGATGTACCTGGTGATGACGCTGAGCATCGCCCGCGTGCTGCGGGTATACGAACGCAGGCTCAACGCCCGCTTCGGCAGATAG
- a CDS encoding cation-translocating P-type ATPase, with translation MIGRFACPGSYRELISSRETLLCLLGGILAAASWIASLSGAPAWLAAALALTGAAVNGLPIVKGAVQGLLERQVNVDELVSIALIASVAQGEYLSAAIVACIMKAGSLVEGFLSDAARRSIKALAAVTPDTATIVEPDGRERTVPAAEVRVGQQLRVRPGERIPVDAVILSGITAVDESSITGEPLPRSCTTGDTVLAGTMNYNGVIVVEAQRVGEDTTIGKVVRLVEEAEAHNPKAARLVDKYAQWFTPVVLACAAVAWAASGETSRAVAVLIAGCPCALLMAAPTAAVAAVGRAARAGIIVRGGQALEKVAAATLVLFDKTGTLTYGRPELDEVLPVPGMTAERLLALAAGAEGGGTHPIARAIVAGAEARSITPATAEGAFTEVGVGVRATVDGHAVEVCGVTAEVETELSDRAPGLAAPLAALRSRGATALLVRVDAAPAGLLAVTDTLRPGARASVSGLKAAGLAHAGMLSGDHETAAARIAAQAGIDYWRAGLKPADKLAAIRTQQQSGATVIFVGDGINDAPALAGADVGVAMGGAGTDVALETADVALTHDDIGRLPFLVRLSRRAISLIKINIGLGMLFNALSILGSGYGLLSPVMASVFHNVGSVIVVISSASLAFFDDGEPGQPACPAPAVPAAPTVPAAGGKAA, from the coding sequence GTGATCGGACGCTTCGCCTGCCCCGGCTCCTACCGTGAACTGATTTCCTCGCGCGAAACACTGCTCTGCCTGCTGGGCGGCATTCTGGCCGCCGCCTCGTGGATCGCGTCGCTTTCCGGCGCGCCCGCATGGCTGGCCGCCGCCCTGGCCCTGACCGGGGCCGCCGTCAACGGCCTGCCCATCGTCAAGGGCGCGGTGCAAGGCCTGCTGGAAAGGCAGGTCAACGTGGACGAACTGGTCTCCATCGCCCTCATCGCCTCGGTGGCGCAGGGCGAATACCTGTCCGCCGCCATCGTGGCCTGCATCATGAAGGCGGGTTCGCTGGTGGAGGGCTTCCTGAGCGATGCGGCCCGCCGGTCCATCAAGGCCCTGGCCGCCGTCACGCCGGATACCGCCACCATCGTCGAGCCGGACGGCCGCGAGCGCACCGTGCCCGCCGCCGAAGTGCGCGTGGGCCAGCAACTGCGCGTGCGCCCCGGCGAACGCATTCCCGTGGATGCGGTAATCCTGTCCGGCATCACCGCCGTGGACGAATCCTCCATCACCGGCGAACCGCTGCCCCGCTCGTGCACCACCGGCGACACGGTGCTGGCGGGCACCATGAACTACAACGGCGTCATCGTGGTCGAGGCGCAACGCGTGGGCGAAGACACCACCATCGGCAAGGTGGTGCGCCTGGTGGAAGAGGCGGAAGCCCACAACCCCAAGGCAGCCCGTCTGGTGGACAAGTACGCCCAATGGTTCACCCCGGTGGTGCTGGCCTGTGCCGCCGTGGCCTGGGCCGCCTCTGGCGAGACGTCGCGCGCCGTGGCCGTACTTATCGCCGGGTGCCCCTGCGCCCTGCTGATGGCCGCGCCCACCGCCGCCGTGGCCGCCGTGGGCCGCGCAGCCCGCGCGGGCATCATCGTGCGCGGCGGGCAGGCCCTGGAAAAGGTGGCCGCCGCCACCCTGGTGCTGTTCGACAAGACGGGCACCCTCACCTACGGGCGGCCCGAACTGGACGAAGTGCTGCCCGTGCCGGGCATGACCGCAGAACGCCTGCTGGCCCTGGCCGCCGGGGCGGAAGGCGGCGGCACCCACCCCATCGCCCGGGCCATCGTGGCCGGGGCCGAGGCGCGGTCCATCACGCCCGCCACGGCGGAAGGCGCGTTCACCGAGGTGGGCGTGGGCGTGCGGGCCACCGTGGACGGCCACGCCGTGGAAGTCTGCGGCGTCACCGCCGAGGTGGAGACGGAACTTTCCGATCGCGCGCCCGGTCTTGCGGCACCGCTGGCCGCCCTGCGGTCGCGTGGGGCCACGGCCCTGCTGGTACGCGTGGATGCGGCCCCCGCCGGGCTGCTGGCCGTCACCGACACCCTGCGGCCCGGCGCGCGCGCATCGGTCAGCGGGCTGAAGGCGGCAGGCCTTGCCCACGCGGGTATGCTGTCCGGCGACCACGAAACCGCCGCCGCGCGCATCGCGGCGCAGGCGGGCATAGACTACTGGCGCGCCGGGCTGAAGCCCGCCGACAAGCTTGCCGCCATCCGTACCCAGCAGCAGTCCGGGGCCACGGTCATCTTCGTGGGCGACGGCATCAACGACGCCCCCGCCCTGGCCGGGGCGGACGTGGGGGTGGCCATGGGCGGCGCAGGCACCGACGTGGCGCTGGAAACCGCCGACGTGGCCCTGACCCACGACGACATCGGTCGCCTGCCCTTTCTGGTGCGCCTTTCGCGCCGGGCCATCTCGCTCATCAAGATCAACATCGGCCTCGGCATGCTGTTCAACGCGCTGTCGATCCTGGGCAGCGGTTACGGCCTGCTCTCTCCGGTGATGGCGTCGGTGTTCCACAACGTGGGTTCGGTGATCGTGGTCATCTCGTCCGCCAGCCTGGCCTTCTTCGACGACGGCGAACCGGGCCAGCCCGCCTGCCCCGCACCCGCCGTCCCCGCTGCCCCCACAGTCCCCGCCGCCGGGGGCAAGGCTGCGTAG
- a CDS encoding ZIP family metal transporter produces the protein MYTAFTELSPVIQAFLAGLFTWGVTALGAALVFLTKSFSRKALDVMLGFAAGVMIAASFWSLLAPALEMSEHLGRWSFVPAAIGFVLGALFLRLVDMLLPHLHLHNPIEHAEGLPSTWQRSTLLVTAITLHNIPEGLAVGVAFGAVAADLPSASLAGAMALALGIGIQNFPEGTAVSVPLRREGFSRMKAFMFGQASGIVEPIAAVIGAAAVIWAQPLLPYALAFAAGAMIFVVVEEVIPESQGSGYGDLATMGVIAGFTLMMALDVALG, from the coding sequence ATGTACACCGCCTTCACCGAGCTTTCCCCCGTCATCCAGGCCTTTCTCGCCGGTTTGTTCACCTGGGGCGTCACCGCGCTGGGCGCGGCCCTGGTGTTCCTGACCAAAAGCTTCTCGCGCAAGGCGCTGGACGTCATGCTGGGCTTTGCAGCCGGGGTGATGATCGCGGCCAGCTTCTGGTCGCTGCTGGCCCCGGCGCTGGAAATGTCGGAGCACCTGGGGCGCTGGTCGTTCGTGCCCGCCGCGATCGGCTTCGTGCTGGGCGCGCTGTTCCTGCGGCTGGTGGACATGCTGCTGCCCCACCTGCACCTGCACAACCCCATCGAACACGCCGAAGGGCTGCCGAGCACGTGGCAACGCTCCACCCTGCTGGTGACGGCCATCACCCTGCACAACATTCCGGAAGGGCTGGCCGTGGGCGTGGCCTTCGGTGCCGTGGCCGCAGACCTGCCCTCCGCGTCGCTGGCCGGGGCCATGGCCCTTGCGCTGGGCATCGGCATCCAGAATTTTCCGGAGGGCACGGCGGTATCCGTACCGCTGCGGCGCGAAGGCTTTTCGCGCATGAAGGCGTTCATGTTCGGGCAGGCCTCGGGCATAGTCGAACCCATCGCCGCCGTAATCGGCGCGGCGGCGGTAATCTGGGCACAGCCCCTGCTGCCCTATGCGCTGGCCTTTGCCGCCGGGGCCATGATCTTCGTGGTGGTGGAGGAAGTGATCCCCGAATCGCAAGGGTCGGGCTATGGCGACCTTGCCACCATGGGGGTCATTGCCGGGTTCACCCTGATGATGGCCCTGGACGTGGCGCTGGGGTAA
- a CDS encoding amino acid ABC transporter ATP-binding protein, with the protein MITVRNLHKRFGQNEVLRGIDLTVCPGEVVVIIGPSGSGKSTALRCINRLEEITSGKVVVDGHDLYDPATDINYVRTEAGMVFQQFNLFPHMSVLDNVTLGPIRVRRTSRAEANRLGLALLEKVGLADKATAYPDQLSGGQKQRVAIARSLAMQPKVLLFDEPTSALDPELVGEVLEVMRALALEGMTMVIVTHEMGFAREVADRVIFIDQGRIQEEGPPDEFFGAPKNPRLREFLSRVHHA; encoded by the coding sequence ATGATCACGGTCCGCAACCTGCACAAGCGGTTCGGCCAGAACGAGGTGCTGCGCGGCATCGACCTTACCGTCTGTCCCGGCGAGGTGGTGGTGATCATCGGGCCGTCCGGCTCGGGCAAGTCCACGGCGCTGCGCTGCATCAACCGGCTGGAGGAAATCACCTCCGGCAAGGTCGTCGTGGACGGGCACGACCTGTACGACCCCGCCACCGACATCAACTACGTGCGCACGGAAGCGGGCATGGTGTTCCAGCAGTTCAACCTGTTTCCGCACATGAGCGTGCTGGACAACGTGACCCTTGGCCCCATCCGCGTGCGCCGCACCTCCCGCGCAGAGGCCAACCGGCTGGGCCTGGCCCTGCTGGAAAAAGTGGGCCTGGCCGACAAGGCCACCGCCTATCCGGACCAGCTTTCCGGCGGGCAGAAGCAGCGCGTGGCCATTGCCCGCTCGCTGGCCATGCAGCCGAAAGTGCTGCTGTTCGACGAACCCACCAGCGCCCTGGACCCCGAACTGGTGGGCGAAGTGCTGGAAGTCATGCGCGCCCTTGCGCTGGAAGGCATGACCATGGTCATCGTCACCCACGAAATGGGCTTTGCGCGCGAGGTGGCCGACCGCGTCATCTTCATCGACCAGGGCCGGATACAGGAAGAAGGCCCGCCGGACGAATTCTTTGGCGCGCCGAAAAACCCGCGCCTGCGCGAGTTTCTGAGCCGCGTGCACCACGCGTAG
- the glnH gene encoding glutamine ABC transporter substrate-binding protein GlnH: MKRLIQIALGLALVAALCAPAMAKKLVVAHDTNFKPFEFKGEDGKYTGFDIELWQAVAKTVGVEYELQPMDFNGIIPGLQTGNIDVGIAGITIKAERQQVIDFSDPYYDSGLMILVREGDTAIKSVEDLKGKIVATKTATSSVDFVKASAAAKEVKLFPNNDGMFFELMSGGADAVVFDMPVVKEFALTAGKGKVKTVGPLYQGQSYGIGFPKGSPLVSKVNEALKKAKADGTYDKLYMKWFGYAPGK, translated from the coding sequence ATGAAGCGTCTCATCCAGATCGCCCTCGGCCTTGCCCTGGTGGCCGCGCTGTGCGCCCCCGCCATGGCCAAGAAGCTTGTCGTCGCGCACGACACCAACTTCAAGCCCTTCGAGTTCAAGGGCGAGGACGGCAAGTACACCGGCTTCGACATCGAACTGTGGCAAGCCGTGGCCAAGACCGTGGGCGTGGAGTACGAATTGCAGCCCATGGACTTCAACGGCATCATCCCCGGCCTTCAGACCGGCAACATCGACGTGGGCATTGCGGGCATCACCATCAAGGCCGAGCGCCAGCAGGTGATCGACTTTTCCGACCCCTACTACGATTCCGGCCTGATGATCCTGGTGCGCGAAGGCGACACCGCCATCAAGTCGGTGGAAGACCTGAAGGGCAAGATCGTGGCCACCAAGACCGCCACGTCGTCCGTGGACTTCGTGAAGGCCAGTGCCGCCGCCAAGGAAGTGAAGCTGTTCCCCAACAACGACGGCATGTTCTTTGAACTGATGAGCGGCGGCGCCGACGCCGTGGTGTTCGACATGCCCGTGGTGAAGGAATTCGCCCTGACCGCCGGCAAGGGCAAGGTGAAGACCGTTGGCCCGCTGTACCAGGGCCAGTCGTACGGCATCGGCTTCCCCAAGGGCAGCCCGCTGGTGTCCAAGGTGAACGAGGCCCTGAAGAAGGCCAAGGCCGACGGCACCTACGACAAGCTGTACATGAAGTGGTTCGGCTACGCCCCCGGCAAGTAG
- the mutY gene encoding A/G-specific adenine glycosylase — MPARDTFPHSACASAAPGLPDNQPDAQPHQSPPDAAPAPTAPRNRPAAPADTGQPRELPTAAFAEAFAQALLDWFAVHKRPLPWRFGYEPYSVWISEVMLQQTQMDRGVDYFLRWMTQFPDAASVAAASEDELLKAWEGLGYYSRVRNLHKAAKALVERHGGELPDDPDAIRALPGIGPYTAGAIAGIAFNRDVTCIDANVERVLSRVFDIDTPVRAQPAAARIRALAAALLPTGRARDFNQALMELGALVCRKKPQCASCPLSGLCESLRLGIPHERPVPGRKQPITPLDVATGVLVHGNRIFIQKRPDEGVWAGFWEFPGGCVEKDEVPDATIVREYAEETAFRIAVRDKLAVIRHGYTTYRVTLHCYLCALDGDVPEEPPVPPVLGAATEYRWVHFADLPRFTFPAGHRKLIDQLTTDLRFAPYR; from the coding sequence ATGCCCGCCCGCGACACCTTCCCCCATTCCGCATGCGCCAGCGCCGCCCCCGGCCTGCCGGACAATCAGCCGGATGCCCAACCGCACCAGTCCCCGCCCGACGCCGCACCCGCCCCCACGGCCCCCCGCAACCGCCCCGCTGCCCCCGCCGATACCGGCCAGCCCCGCGAACTGCCCACCGCCGCCTTTGCGGAAGCCTTTGCCCAGGCCCTGCTGGACTGGTTTGCCGTGCACAAGCGCCCGCTGCCGTGGCGGTTCGGCTACGAGCCGTATTCGGTGTGGATATCCGAGGTAATGCTGCAACAGACGCAGATGGACCGGGGTGTGGATTACTTCCTGCGCTGGATGACCCAATTCCCCGACGCGGCCAGCGTGGCCGCCGCCAGCGAGGACGAACTGCTCAAGGCATGGGAGGGGCTGGGCTACTATTCGCGGGTGCGCAATCTGCACAAGGCGGCAAAAGCCCTGGTGGAGCGGCACGGCGGCGAACTGCCCGACGACCCGGATGCCATCCGGGCGCTGCCGGGCATCGGCCCGTACACGGCGGGTGCCATCGCGGGCATCGCCTTCAACCGCGACGTGACCTGCATCGACGCCAACGTGGAACGGGTGCTGTCGCGGGTGTTCGACATCGACACCCCCGTGCGCGCCCAGCCCGCCGCCGCACGCATCCGGGCGCTGGCCGCCGCGCTGCTGCCCACGGGGCGCGCCCGCGACTTCAACCAGGCGCTCATGGAACTGGGCGCGCTGGTCTGCCGCAAGAAACCGCAATGCGCTTCATGCCCGCTGTCCGGCCTGTGCGAAAGCCTGCGCCTGGGCATTCCGCACGAGCGGCCCGTGCCGGGGCGCAAGCAGCCCATCACCCCGCTGGACGTAGCCACCGGCGTGCTGGTGCACGGCAATCGCATCTTCATCCAGAAGCGGCCCGATGAGGGCGTGTGGGCGGGATTCTGGGAATTTCCCGGCGGCTGCGTGGAGAAGGACGAAGTTCCGGACGCGACCATCGTGCGCGAATACGCCGAGGAAACCGCCTTCCGCATTGCGGTACGTGACAAGCTGGCGGTAATCCGCCACGGGTACACCACCTACCGGGTTACCCTGCACTGCTACCTGTGCGCGCTGGACGGGGATGTGCCCGAGGAACCGCCCGTGCCGCCGGTTCTGGGCGCGGCCACCGAGTACCGCTGGGTGCACTTCGCCGACCTGCCGCGCTTCACCTTTCCCGCCGGGCACCGCAAGCTCATCGACCAACTGACCACGGACCTGCGCTTCGCGCCGTACCGGTAG